A stretch of the Erpetoichthys calabaricus chromosome 3, fErpCal1.3, whole genome shotgun sequence genome encodes the following:
- the LOC114649493 gene encoding trace amine-associated receptor 1-like, with protein sequence MNFTQRGITKDGHTCYASIENSCPKQIYSITARVLIYMTLWTITTFTLCGNLLVIICISHFKQLHTPTNFLTLSLAVADFLLGGLVMPPSMIRSVETCWYFGDFFCKFHTSMDMMLCTSSILHLSFISVDRYCAVCYPLIYHTKISVSLIGKTVLISWSLSTIFGFGVIFLGLNMKGIENFYKEDLYCVGGCTLVLNQTSSLLCSTIAFYIPGFIMIAIYAKIFTVAKKQAQTIESRKKSSSRKRETKAAKTLATVVGVFLICWSPYFLCIILNPFLNYSTPALVGEILMWFAYLNSTLNPLIYAFFYTWFRKALKMIAFGEIFENNSSLIQLYTE encoded by the coding sequence atgaatttcacaCAAAGAGGAATAACAAAAGATGGCCACACTTGTTATGCATCAATAGAAAATTCATGCCCTAAACAAATATATTCCATAACTGCCCGTGTTCTCATATATATGACTCTGTGGACAATAACAACATTCACACTTTGCGGTAACCTCTTGGTGATAATCTGCATTTCCCATTTCAAGCAGCTTCATACACCAACAAACTTCCTCACGTTGTCTTTGGCAGTTGCTGACTTTTTACTTGGAGGACTTGTGATGCCACCCAGCATGATCAGATCGGTGGAAACCTGCTGGTATTTTGGGGATTTCTTCTGCAAGTTTCATACTAGCATGGACATGATGCTCTGTACAAGTTCTATTTTGCATCTTTCTTTCATTTCAGTTGACCGCTATTGTGCAGTGTGTTATCCTCTAATTTATCACACTAAAATCAGTGTATCACTAATAGGTAAAACTGTTTTAATTAGTTGGTCTCTGTCAACCATTTTTGGGTTTGGTGTTATATTTTTAGGACTTAATATGAAAGGTATAGAAAATTTTTATAAGGAGGATTTGTACTGTGTTGGGGGTTGCACACTGGTACTAAACCAAACATCAAGTCTGCTTTGTTCTACAATTGCATTTTATATTCCAGGTTTTATCATGATAGCAATTTATGCAAAAATTTTCACAGTAGCAAAAAAACAAGCACAAACtattgaaagcagaaaaaaatcatcTTCAAGAAAAAGAGAGACTAAAGCTGCAAAGACTCTGGCGACAGTTGTAGGTGTGTTCCTCATTTGTTGGTCACCATATTTCTTGTGCATTATTCTTAATCCTTTTCTCAATTATTCAACTCCTGCATTAGTAGGGGAAATTTTAATGTGGTTTGCTTACTTAAACTCAACTTTGAATCCCCTTATATATGCCTTTTTTTATACATGGTTTAGAAAGGCTCTTAAAATGATTGCATTTGGAGAAATTTTTGAAAACAACTCTTCTTTAATACAGCtttacacagaataa